The proteins below are encoded in one region of Homo sapiens chromosome 8, GRCh38.p14 Primary Assembly:
- the ARHGAP39 gene encoding rho GTPase-activating protein 39 isoform X2 has translation MDGFGPAQNFSENCSSPPGVFLEKDYEIYRDYSADGQLLHYRTSSLRWNSGAKERMLIKVADREPSFLAAQGNGYAPDGPPGVRSRRPSGSQHSPSLQTFAPEADGTIFFPERRPSPFLKRAELPGSSSPLLAQPRKPSGDSQPSSPRYGYEPPLYEEPPVEYQAPIYDEPPMDVQFEAGGGYQAGSPQRSPGRKPRPFLQPNKQGPPSPCQQLVLTKQKCPERFLSLEYSPAGKEYVRQLVYVEQAGSSPKLRAGPRHKYAPNPGGGSYSLQPSPCLLRDQRLGVKSGDYSTMEGPELRHSQPPTPLPQAQEDAMSWSSQQDTLSSTGYSPGTRKRKSRKPSLCQATSATPTEGPGDLLVEQPLAEEQPPCGTSLAPVKRAEGEAEGARGAAEPFLAQARLAWEAQQAHFHMKQRSSWDSQQDGSGYESDGALPLPMPGPVVRAFSEDEALAQQENRHWRRGTFEKLGFPQILLEKSVSVQTNLASPEPYLHPSQSEDLAACAQFESSRQSRSGVPSSSCVFPTFTLRKPSSETDIENWASKHFNKHTQGLFRRKVSIANMLAWSSESIKKPMIVTSDRHVKKEACELFKLIQMYMGDRRAKADPLHVALEVATKGWSVQGLRDELYIQLCRQTTENFRLESLARGWELMAICLAFFPPTPKFHSYLEGYIYRHMDPVNDTKVTQHIKELLERNTKKKSKLRKKPKPYVEEPDGVAISTYAKYCYHKLQKAALTGAKKGLKKPNVEEIRHAKNAVFSPSMFGSALQEVMGMQRERYPERQLPWVQTRLSEEVLALNGDQTEGIFRVPGDIDEVNALKLQVDQWKVPTGLEDPHVPASLLKLWYRELEEPLIPHEFYEQCIAHYDSPEAAVAVVHALPRINRMVLCYLIRFLQVFVQPANVAVTKMDVSNLAMVMAPNCLRCQSDDPRVIFENTRKEMSFLRVLIQHLDTSFMEGVL, from the exons CTCTTCACCACCAGGAGTGTTCCTTGAGAAGGACTATGAGATTTACCGGGATTACAGTGCGGACGGCCAGCTTCTTCACTACAG GACCTCCTCGCTGCGGTGGAACTCGGGCGCCAAAGAGCGCATGCTCATCAAGGTCGCTGATCGGGAGCCCAGCTTCCTCGCCGCCCAGGGCAATGGCTACGCCCCAGACGGCCCACCTGGGGTCCGCTCCCGCAGACCCTCCGGCAGCCAGCACTCACCCAGCCTGCAGACCTTCGCCCCGGAGGCTGACGGCACCATCTTCTTCCCAGAGAGGAGGCCGTCACCCTTCCTGAAGAGGGCCGAGCTCCCAGGGAGCAGCTCCCCGCTGCTGGCCCAGCCCCGAAAGCCCTCCGGGGACTCGCAGCCCTCCTCCCCGCGCTATGGCTATGAACCCCCGCTCTACGAGGAGCCCCCAGTGGAGTACCAGGCCCCCATCTACGATGAGCCCCCCATGGACGTGCAATTCGAGGCTGGCGGGGGCTACCAGGCCGGCTCTCCCCAGCGGTCGCCGGGCCGTAAGCCCCGGCCGTTCCTCCAGCCCAACAAGCAGGGCCCCCCCTCGCCCTGCCAGCAGCTGGTGCTCACCAAGCAGAAGTGTCCCGAGCGCTTCCTGAGCCTGGAGTACAGTCCCGCCGGCAAGGAGTACGTGCGGCAGCTGGTCTACGTGGAGCAGGCGGGCTCCAGCCCCAAGCTGCGCGCCGGCCCGCGGCACAAGTACGCGCCCAACCCCGGCGGTGGTTCGTACTCCTTgcagcccagcccctgcctgctgAGGGACCAGCGCCTGGGCGTCAAGTCCGGAGACTACAGCACCATGGAGGGACCTGAGCTGCGGCACAGCCAGCCGCCCACGCCGCTGCCACAGGCCCAGGAGGATGCCATGTCCTGGTCCAGCCAGCAGGACACCCTGTCCTCCACAGGCTACTCCCCGGGCACGCGCAAGCGGAAGAGCAGAAAGCCCTCTTTGTGCCAAGCCACCAGCGCCACCCCCACTGAGGGCCCCGGGGACCTGCTTGTGGAGCAGCCCCTGGCCGAGGAACAGCCCCCGTGCGGGACCAGCCTCGCCCCCGTGAAGCGAGCGGAAGGTGAGGCCGAAGGGGCGCGGGGCGCGGCCGAGCCCTTCCTGGCGCAGGCTCGGCTGGCCTGGGAGGCGCAGCAGGCCCACTTCCACATGAAGCAGAGGAGCAGCTGGGACTCCCAGCAGGACGGCTCTGGCTACGAGAGCGACGGCGCCCTGCCACTGCCCATGCCCGGGCCGGTGGTGCGGGCCTTCAGCGAGGACGAGGCGCTGGCCCAGCAGGAGAACAGGCACTGGAGGAGGGGCACCTTCGAGAAGCTAGGCTTCCCCCAGATCCTGCTGGAGAAGAGCGTCTCCGTGCAGACCAACCTGGCCTCACCAGAGCCCTACCTCCACCCCTCACAG TCTGAGGACCTCGCTGCCTGTGCCCAGTTCGAGAGCAGCCGGCAGAGCCGCAGCGGCGTTCCCAGCTCCAGCTGCGTCTTCCCCACTTTCACGCTGCGCAAGCCCTCCTCGGAGACGGACATCGAGAACTGGGCCTCCAAGCACTTCAACAAGCACACGCAGGGCCTCTTCCGGCGGAAGGTGTCCATCGCCAACATGCTGGCCTGGAGCAGCGAGTCCATCAAGAAGCCCATGATCGTGACAAGCGACCGGCACGTGAAGAAGGAGGCCTGCGAGCTCTTCAAGCTGATCCAGATGTACATGGGTGACCGGCGGGCCAAGGCCGACCCACTGCACGTGGCCCTGGAGGTGGCCACCAAGGGCTGGAGCGTGCAGGGCCTGCGGGACGAGCTCTACATCCAGCTGTGCCGGCAGACCACCGAGAACTTCCGCCTGGAGAGCCTGGCCCGCGGCTGGGAGCTCATGGCCATCTGCCTGGCCTTTTTCCCGCCCACCCCCAAGTTCCACTCCTACCTGGAAGGCTACATCTACCGGCACATGGACCCCGTCAATGACACTAAAG TGACACAGCACATAAAAGAGCTCCTGGAAAGAAACACTAAGAAGAAGTCCAAATTGAGAAAGAAACCCAAGCCTTATGTTGAAGAGCCGGATG GGGTGGCGATAAGCACGTATGCCAAGTACTGTTACCACAAGCTACAGAAGGCAGCCCTGACCGGGGCCAAGAAG GGGCTGAAGAAGCCCAACGTGGAGGAGATCCGGCATGCCAAGAACGCCGTGTTCAGCCCGTCCATGTTCGGCAGCGCACTGCAGGAGGTCATGGGCATGCAGAGAGAGCGCTACCCCGAGCGCCAGCTGCCCTGGGTGCAGACACGGCTCTCTGAGGAGGTGCTGGCGCTCAACGGTGACCAGACAGAGGGCATCTTCAG GGTCCCTGGGGACATTGACGAGGTGAATGCCCTGAAGCTGCAGGTGGACCAGTGGAAGGTGCCCACAGGCCTGGAAGACCCCCACGTCCCTG CGTCCCTGCTGAAGCTGTGGTACCGGGAGCTGGAGGAGCCCCTGATCCCGCACGAGTTCTACGAGCAGTGCATCGCGCACTACGACAGCCCCGAGGCGGCGGTGGCCGTGGTGCACGCGCTGCCCCGCATCAACCGCATGGTGCTGTGCTACCTCATCCGCTTCCTGCAG GTCTTCGTGCAGCCGGCCAACGTCGCGGTCACCAAGATGGATGTCAGCAACCTGGCCATGGTGATGGCGCCCAACTGCTTGCGCTGCCAGTCCGACGACCCGCGCGTCATCTTCGAGAACACCCGCAAGGAGATGTCCTTCCTGCGGGTGCTCATCCAGCACCTGGACACCAGCTTCATGGAGGGTGTGCTGTAG
- the C8orf82 gene encoding UPF0598 protein C8orf82: protein MWPPCGTLRTLALARSRGARACSGDGGVSYTQGQSPEPRTREYFYYVDHQGQLFLDDSKMKNFITCFKDPQFLVTFFSRLRPNRSGRYEAAFPFLSPCGRERNFLRCEDRPVVFTHLLTADHGPPRLSYCGGGEALAVPFEPARLLPLAANGRLYHPAPERAGGVGLVRSALAFELSACFEYGPGAPALPSHVRWQGRRLALTMDLAPLLLAARSP from the exons ATGTGGCCGCCTTGCGGGACGCTCCGGACCCTGGCCTTGGCGCGGTCGCGGGGAGCCCGGGCCTGCAGCGGGGATGGGGGCGTTTCCTACACGCAGGGCCAGAGTCCGGAGCCGCGGACCCGCGAGTATTTCTACTACGTGGACCACCAGGGCCAG CTTTTCCTGGATGATTCCAAAATGAAGAATTTCATCACCTGCTTCAAAG ACCCGCAGTTCCTGGTCACCTTCTTCTCCCGCCTGAGACCCAACCGCAGCGGGCGCTACGAGGCCGCTTTCCCCTTCCTCTCGCCCTGCGGCAGAGAGCGCAACTTCCTGCGCTGCGAGGACCGGCCGGTGGTCTTCACGCACCTGCTGACCGCGGACCACGGGCCTCCGCGCCTCTCCTACTGCGGCGGTGGCGAGGCCCTGGCCGTGCCCTTCGAGCCGGCGCGCCTGCTGCCCCTGGCCGCCAACGGGCGCCTGTACCACCCGGCGCCGGAGCGTGCGGGCGGCGTGGGCCTGGTGCGCTCCGCCCTGGCCTTCGAGCTCAGCGCCTGCTTCGAGTACGGGCCCGGCGCGCCTGCGCTGCCCTCGCACGTGCGCTGGCAGGGCCGCCGCCTCGCCCTCACCATGGACCTGGCCCCGCTGCTGCTCGCGGCTCGGTCGCCCTGA